A window of the Vibrio fluvialis genome harbors these coding sequences:
- the fliL gene encoding flagellar basal body-associated protein FliL, with product MAVEELPQEAPKSKKKLLVIIIAAVVLLLGGGGAAFFLMGSDSSENAPAEAAQEAAVPVDPVSYVNIAQPFVFNVSGDTRDRMVQIKVQLMVRGSKNEDLARYHSPLVESTLLGTFASATVEQLRSTTGRIELRDKATDDIKAAMTKVVGQPVIERVLFTDFVMQ from the coding sequence ATGGCTGTTGAAGAACTCCCACAAGAAGCCCCGAAGAGCAAAAAGAAGCTGTTGGTTATTATCATCGCAGCCGTGGTGTTATTGCTTGGCGGAGGCGGCGCTGCATTCTTTCTGATGGGCTCAGACAGCAGTGAAAATGCTCCGGCGGAAGCGGCTCAGGAAGCGGCAGTGCCGGTTGATCCGGTGTCTTACGTCAACATTGCCCAGCCGTTTGTCTTTAATGTCAGTGGTGATACTCGCGATCGGATGGTTCAGATTAAAGTGCAACTCATGGTACGTGGCAGCAAAAATGAAGATTTAGCTCGTTACCATTCGCCATTGGTTGAAAGTACTTTGTTGGGGACGTTTGCTTCAGCAACGGTCGAGCAACTGCGCAGCACCACAGGCCGTATTGAATTGCGCGATAAAGCCACTGACGACATTAAGGCGGCGATGACCAAAGTCGTGGGGCAGCCTGTGATTGAACGGGTGTTGTTTACCGATTTTGTAATGCAATAG
- the fliM gene encoding flagellar motor switch protein FliM, translating to MTDLLSQDEIDALLHGVDSVDEAEEELDTSDTSAVSFDFSSQDRIVRGRMPTLELINERFARHMRISLFNMLRKTAEVSINGVQMMKFGEYQNTLYVPTSLNMVRFRPLKGTALVTMEARLVFILVENFFGGDGRYHARIEGREFTPTERRVIQLLLKIVFGDYKDAWAPVMGVEFEYLDSEVNPSMANIVSPTEVIVVSSFHIEVDGGGGDFHIVMPYSMVEPIRELLDAGVQSDKMETDVRWSSALREEIMDVPVNFRVNLLEQDLALRDLMELQVGDIIPIKMPEHATMFVEELPTFRVKMGRSGEKLAVQVSEKIRRPDVVKTDLAFLGKDIIAELDNDEDEDEETVE from the coding sequence GTGACTGATTTATTAAGCCAAGACGAAATCGACGCGCTGCTCCACGGGGTAGACAGCGTCGATGAAGCCGAAGAAGAGTTAGATACTTCAGACACCAGTGCCGTCTCGTTTGACTTCTCGTCGCAGGATCGGATCGTCCGTGGTCGAATGCCGACCCTGGAGCTGATAAACGAACGTTTTGCCCGGCACATGCGTATCAGCCTGTTCAACATGCTGCGCAAAACCGCTGAAGTGTCGATCAACGGCGTACAGATGATGAAGTTCGGTGAATATCAGAACACGCTGTACGTTCCAACCAGCTTGAACATGGTGCGTTTCCGTCCGCTGAAAGGCACCGCGCTGGTGACGATGGAAGCGCGTCTGGTGTTCATTTTGGTGGAAAACTTTTTTGGTGGCGATGGTCGCTACCACGCTCGGATTGAAGGGCGCGAATTCACGCCAACCGAACGCCGCGTGATTCAGTTGCTGCTGAAGATTGTGTTTGGCGACTACAAAGACGCTTGGGCGCCGGTGATGGGGGTCGAATTTGAGTACCTCGATTCGGAAGTGAACCCGAGCATGGCGAACATCGTCAGTCCGACCGAAGTGATCGTGGTCAGTTCGTTCCATATTGAAGTGGACGGTGGCGGTGGTGATTTCCACATCGTCATGCCGTATTCCATGGTTGAACCGATCCGTGAACTGCTCGATGCGGGTGTTCAGTCGGACAAGATGGAAACCGACGTGCGCTGGAGCTCGGCGCTGCGTGAAGAGATCATGGATGTGCCGGTCAACTTCCGCGTTAACCTGTTGGAACAGGATCTCGCGTTGCGTGACCTGATGGAGCTGCAAGTCGGCGACATCATTCCAATTAAAATGCCCGAACATGCCACCATGTTCGTTGAAGAATTACCGACGTTCCGCGTAAAAATGGGACGTTCCGGAGAAAAACTGGCGGTTCAGGTCTCCGAAAAAATCAGACGCCCTGATGTGGTGAAAACCGACCTCGCGTTCCTTGGCAAAGACATAATTGCCGAACTGGACAACGACGAGGATGAAGACGAAGAAACGGTAGAATAA
- the fliN gene encoding flagellar motor switch protein FliN encodes MSKSDDQRLADEWAAALGEDPNAPDIDVDEVLAAPLDELKDTTKPISDDERRKLDTIMDIPVTISMEVGRSKISIRNLLQLNQGSVVELDRIAGESLDVMVNGTLIAHGEVVVVNDKFGIRLTDVISQTERIKKLR; translated from the coding sequence ATGTCAAAATCAGATGATCAAAGGCTTGCAGACGAGTGGGCAGCGGCGCTGGGTGAAGACCCCAATGCACCGGACATCGATGTCGATGAAGTTCTGGCCGCACCACTGGATGAACTGAAAGACACCACGAAACCCATCTCAGATGATGAGCGCCGTAAACTCGATACCATTATGGATATTCCGGTTACCATTTCCATGGAAGTGGGTCGCTCGAAAATCAGTATCCGTAACCTGCTGCAATTGAACCAGGGGTCGGTGGTGGAGTTGGATCGCATTGCGGGCGAATCGCTGGACGTGATGGTTAACGGTACCTTGATTGCTCACGGCGAAGTGGTGGTGGTCAACGATAAATTTGGTATTCGTCTCACTGACGTTATCAGCCAGACTGAACGCATTAAGA